The Homo sapiens chromosome 15 genomic patch of type FIX, GRCh38.p14 PATCHES HG2280_PATCH DNA window agtagctgctggtacacaggtgtgcaccacctcgtccggctaatttttgtattttcagtagagacggggtttcaccatgttggccagactggtctcgaactcctgacctcaggtgatccgcctgcctcggcctcccaaagtgctgggattacaggcgtgaaccactgctcccGGTCAGAGATCTTAATAAGAGGAATATTAGTGCTGATGGGGCATCAAATTGCTACAAGTGACTCTCAGGTGCCCAGAAGAGTGGGTTGGGTCCCTCTAGGCTTAGCTCCTGAAACCCAGCTCAGGAGTGAGATTCCCTCTCCTTCAGGGCTAGAAAGGTATACCACCTTTGTCATCAATCCATTCAAGGACTCGAGTGGCTCCTGACAGGTCGAATGCATAGAAATCCTGGTACCTGCACAAAAGGGACACAGAATCACACGATGCACAGCACTTCACAGCTCAAAGAACTCCAAGATGGCAGCCGCATGGTTCAGTGGCCCAAactctggagtcaggcagacGTGGGACTGAGTTTACTTCCCATTTTACTCCCTGTTTCTGGGACCAGGCCAGTCCCTTGATGTCCCTGAGCCTCGGTCCTCATGTGTGGACGTCCCAGGGTACCCAGATTTCCCAAGGTTGACGTGAGGAATCAATGAGATCATCTGTGTTCTGAGctgaactcagaggctggcgcaAACTAACTGGGCACTGCGTCTTCACAAGCGCGGCTCTTACTAGTAATCTCACAACGCGCGCACGCAGGAAGGAGCCATTTCCTAGAGATGGGGGCCTAGGCCCAGGCGGAGTCCTCCACGGTGGCGAGCCCCGAGGCCACAGCTGGCCCACTCTGCACCAGGATCCCCAACGTGCCTCCACCCACACCCATCCGCCCGCCAGGCaagctccaggcccagctcccatGTCCCAGCCCCGTACGATTTACAAGCGCAAGGATTCCACCAGCCAGTCGTCCCCAGGATCCATGGCAACGACCGCTTCCGGCGTCTCACTTCCGCCTGCGAGCCTTCGGGGGCCGCGCGGCTCTCGCGAGATGTGGGCAGGGCCTCCCGTTAGGGGCGGGGTTAACAGGCTGAGCTGCGGCCCGGCATGGGTGGGTTACGGGTTTTCTCCGCGAAAGCTCCGGGAAAAGTGACCTGAAATCGGGACTTTCCCGCTGTCAGCTCCAAGCAGGACCTGAGGACCAAATGATCGCCCGTTTTAGGGCCAGGTGTTTGCAGCCCAAGAGAGGGGCAATGAATGCTCCAAGGCCAGAAATAATACAGGACCGCCCGGTTAAATTCGAATTTCAGAAAAACGgtgaataatttctttcttacgAGTATGTTCATGCAATATTTGGTACATTTTATTAGataaaattattgtttatctgaaattcgaatttaactgggtgtccagtatttttatttgctaacgCTGGCAACCCTTCTGACGGCCAGAGAAGAGAGGAAGCGGCCGGCAGGGTCTGGATCCCAACTCGGCGCTCCCCTCCAAGTCCGGCGGGGGTATTGAGTAAAGCCCGGCAGTGTAGTGTCTGCAGCCCCCTTTTACTAGCGAGGAAACTAGTGACACTTGCCTGCGCCAGTAGGTGGCAGAGATGAGAGTAGAACCCCGCGCCTGGCACGAAGCCTGGCATGCAACAGGCGTTATttgcttgctgaatgaatgggTAGGAGGCCAGAGTCAGTGCCAGGCTGGTGCCATGGCATGGGGTATTCTGGACTTTTTGAGCCAGCCCCATCTCACTGAACACTCTGCCCTCCAGCCCCCTTTTCCTCCCATCCCCTAAAAGACGGGTGAAAGGAGAGGACCAGGCATTGTATGTAAAGAGCAAGGTTTTATTCACCAATTCAACAGGGAAGCAGGAAATACAGCAGGAACATAATCTGTGTCTGCATCAGCGATATTTCTGGTGACCCAGCCAGAAATCACAGTAATGGAGTAACAGAGATTTGAGCTCAGGATTTACATCCAGATGGGGCCATCAACAGGGTCCCATTCAGCACCTTccctgggtgggcacaatctaagcCACGCTGTTGTGTCTGCCCCATTATTGGTGTCATTTCTGCAGTATTTGTACCAGCAGCCTCCTGTACTGAAGAGAAACATACAGAAGAATTGAGCCAGGGAGGGGCTCCTGATAAAGATAGGGGCATCCTGCCATTCCTAAGTGCCAGATGTCTGCAGAGGTGGGCACCAGCAGGCTGTCAGCTGAGGCAGGCCCCAGAGCACCCTGAATTGCCTTGGAGGGGTCGGGGCAGTAGTTTTCTCAGAACACAGCCCCAACCACCCAGGGTGGTCATGACAGTCAAAGAAGATCgtggaagaaaatccaaataCAGTGCTTGGTGCTGGGCTAGTGTCAGCGTCCTcactcccccaccccagctctgccccagACCTCACTCTGAAGCCCCAGACGTAGGCACTGCTGCTTCTGAGATTCTCTAGTTGGTCTGCATGTGTCAGAGCTTCAAAACCAAGGGCATTAGAGGTGACATTGTTTCCCTTCAGACTCAGCCAGCCCAAGCTCCTAGGCCTTACATCTGAGGTCCTCAGGGGCTGCTGGTTCTGTGCCTCAGGAAGTCAGGGATGTTGGTTGAGGCTGGGTTGGACCTTTTCTAGGGAATGCCTCTCCCTTCAAAATGCACACACTATATGCTAGGCACACTGGGGGATATGAAGGCGAGTCTACAACAGGTGCCGCCAGGGAGCTCACAGACTGATAAGAGCTCGCATCTACTAAGGGCTGTCTATGAGCCAGGCACCATGCTGAGCATTTGACATAAATGGTCTCATTTAATGGGAGATGGGccttattatcttcattttatgggTGAAGAATATTGAGGCTTTAGAGAAGTTAAGGGACATTTCTAAGGTCATACAGCTACTAAGTAGCTAGGTTATGAGCCCAGCACGTTGTAGTCAAAACCCACATTCTACCACATCACACTGCCTTCTGCACACAGCAGCAGGACCAGGGAGGGTGGTGTGCAGTAAGGACAGCACCAGGAGCAGGGAATGAAGGAGTTGCCACTCAGCGGGGCTATACCTTGAGGCTAGCTTGGCTCCAGCTTTGGAGTCTTGAATCCCATAGATCAGTGACTGACAACCAATAATGATTTGGGGCCCTCTCCCCCAGCAGACATCTGGTGATGTCTGGAGGTCTTTTCAGTTGTCACAACTTGATGGGGGGGAaagatgctactggcatctagtatgtagagaccagggatgctgccaaacatcccATGATGCACACGTCAGCCCTCACAAGAAACAGTGATTCAGCCTAGAACGTCAAATGTACTGAAGTTGCTAAACCCTACCACTGGATACTGAGGCAGATGAGAGAATGGGAAGAGCTCCAGTCCAGGTGAACAAGGTCCAGACTCTGTCTTGGCTGCTgacttctctttccctctctgggcctcagggtcCCATTCCGGCCACAAGCATACACAGGACACAGCAAAGGTGGACTTGACTAATGCAGCAGGGAACAGCATGGGTGGGACAAGACTGTGTAGACTGGGGGAGAAAGGTCCTGCTCCAAAAGGCTGATGATCCCAGTCTGTTACTTTAGACTGGGTGATGAGTCAGGGGAACTTCTTTCCCTACTTCTTGCCCCATGGGGTCTACTGGGAAGGTCAGCTTCCTTTCTTTGGACTGTTCCTCCTTTGAGCTCTGCCTCAAGAGGGAAAAGCCTGGAAACCTGGCTTTCTGGGGTCCACACCCATAATGTCCTAGTCAGACAGTCACACCCTAATACAGTACTGGGTGGTAATTCCTCCCATGCAGGATCCGGGGATGGCCCCAGCTGGGCCCTCCTGACATTGGAGCAGGGGCCCGGCTCACCTGGATTTGGGGTGCGGGGCGGCTGAGGCTCACGCCCAGAGCCTTCTTTAGCAGGAGGATTCCGAGCAGATCATGACTCAGCTGCAGTCGCTGGTCCCTCAGGGAGGTGTGGGGAGCTGTCCCCAATGGGGATGGGCTGGAAGGCTCCAGACTCTTCTTGCCCATGAAGTGACCTGGAAAGGAGGTGTCCAGGCACAAGGAAGTCAAGCAGCCAGGATCCTACCTCAGAggaaaagttcctcatctctccCACGTTTCCGTTCTTGTAGCGGGAAGACACTTAACCTTCCTCCTCTTGGTGCTTCCACCTCACCAAGGAGCCACAAAGGTGTCTGGGTGGTGGCAAAGCCTGCTCCCTCAGCTTTTCCTGAACAGGTAGAGAGGATGGCACAGCTGGCAGGAAGGTGGGATGGTCCAGGGCCAGGGAGAAACTCTGCTAGTTGTGTGGGCTGCTTGGACAAGGGACGAAAAAGGGCAGGGTAGGAAGTGGAGAGTGAAGAGGCGCCTGGAAAGTGGAGGTGCAGCAAAAACACACCAGCGGTTAGAAGATTCGGTTAAGTCTCGCCTAAGGTAAGGGGCACCGGCTGGCAGTGGGATTTAGGATCTAGCCCAGCCCTGTCTTAAACTGGCTGCGCGACCTTAGCCAAGTCACTGACCTGTCCGGGTCTCAAGTACATATCTATTAAATTAGATGAGCCCCAGGGTTTTCCACCTGCTCCGACACTAGTGTCCGTGGCTGAGGAGCGGCCAGAGGGTTGAGAAGGAAATGGGGTCTGAACTGGATGAGGGGCGCTTGCTTGCTCCGTCCCCAAAGACTTACCGGTGGCCCAGAGGTTGCCTCGCGAGTGCACTCGGATCTTGCTGGCTCGGCTGCGGGGCTCCGGGAGATCCCAGCTGAGCGGGGCGACGCCGGCAGCGAGCAGGGCGAAGAGCAGGAGGCTGCCGAACATCCGAGCGCCCCCCGCCCGCCGGGCCATGGCTGTGCCCGGGCCGCGGCTTCGTTCGGGCGCGCTTCCCGGCCGCTGGGCTCCGGGGCTGCCTTCGATCCTTTTAAATCCGCGCCCCTGGGGGCGGAGCCTGCCCTGAGCAGCGGAGCCGTGCCCCGCGCCCGCCGCCCTCCCCGCCGTCCCCACCCTCCCGCTAGGTTACCAGGCAGGGGCACCCCCTTTGGGCCGCCCAGAGACCTGCACACCCACACTCTGGCCCGCACGCGGGCACCGCTTCCGCCAGGGGCTTCTGGCGGAAGCCCGCCACCTTCAGGCTAAGGACCGGGCACCGGCCAAACAGGGGCCCGGCCCCGGCGGCGGAGCCGCTTCCCCTGGCCCTGCCTTGCCACTCTGCCACGGCTTTCGGCCAAATAGGCACTTCAGCCCTCTGAGCCTCTCTTCATGAGGGTAGAGGTCGGGCGAGGAGCTCTCCTCCCGGgtaacaggcttttttttttttttttttttttttttctgagacaggatctggcaGTATCGcgcaggttggagtgcggtggcgcgatcacggctcactgcaaactcaacctccagggctgggctcaagcctcagcctccccagaagctgggaccacaggcacacgccttcatgcctggctttttttttttttctttccaagagaCTGGATGTCGCTAGGTTTCCCAGGCTAACAGAGGCATTTTTACAGTGTCCAGCCAAGTGCTAGGCACCAAAGGACTTCCATAAACTAATCCCCATCACCTCCGCCCTTTGGGGGAATCTGACCCGTGTTCACCTTGCTCTCTGCCCTCTCACAGCCAGCATCACAGTCTGGAAATgttctggcacacagtaggtgctcagaatGGGAATGCAGAATGATGGAGGGTGGGACAAAGGGCCGCTTCTGAGGAACGGGCATCCAGCTGGAGGGCCTGGCTTATGGGCAGGAAGCAGACCTCTGGGTCAAGAAAGTGGAAAGAGCACTGCACCCAGGACTGCACTGCACCCAGGAGTCCATGTACAAGCTGTGACCCGGCTGAACCTCactttcttcaactgtaaaatggtaATAACCACACTGCcctaattttaatacttttacaTGTTTTAGCATAAGTACTCTGTGGCCGGAAGCAACAATTCTGTAGGACCTGCCCTCTCACACCTGGCACTTTGTTCTCCCCAGGAGCTGTCTGGACTTTCTTGGAAAGAACTTCTGGATAAGTGGTATCATATAATGAGCAGAGGAAAACACTGTGCTCCAGAAGAATACATTTATGTTTGCTTAATTAACTGAAACCCATTGTTCAGAGCACTACACTAGACACAAGAAGAGGGGCGACAGATAATTCCTTGCTCCCAAGGGAGTTAACCATCTCATTGGAGAGACAAGTACACAAAGGAGAGAGTGATGGAGGAGCGGGGGTGCAGACCACCCCTTGGACTCTGGATACCTCTGGAACACGGAACAGAGTGGCCGTACCAGAACCTACTCCCATCTGGCTTGATAATGGGACCTGCTTCTAGGACTCTTGCTTAGTATCTAGCTCAGCAAGGTTGCTAGCTCTGTGGATCCTCATCCTAGAAGGGGAAGCTCACATGAAAAACTGGCTGTCATACCCAGCTGGAGGCCCAGCTTCCAGGAGCATGACACACAGGACAGGGACGTTTCATTTCTGGCCCTGGCTTTCCCCCCAATCTCCTTGCTTCTCACCTCCCACCCTGGCATTTACACCTCTCTGCTTTCTTGTCACAGCTTAGCCATGGTGTACAGATATAGCTCTTATCACCTTCCGGTAATCATTCCTTTGTGacccccctccctctcctctgcaTCCATCAAACCCCCATCCTATCTTCTCTAGTCCATGGATAATAGAAATTAGCGTGAACACACAGAAGCTGGTATTGATTGAGTGCTGCATCACTTAAATGCTTGAAGGAATCTTATTTGGTAGGTTTCTGTCTCCTCATTTTTATAG harbors:
- the NMB gene encoding neuromedin-B isoform 2 preproprotein (isoform 2 preproprotein is encoded by transcript variant 2), giving the protein MARRAGGARMFGSLLLFALLAAGVAPLSWDLPEPRSRASKIRVHSRGNLWATGHFMGKKSLEPSSPSPLGTAPHTSLRDQRLQLSHDLLGILLLKKALGVSLSRPAPQIQEAAGTNTAEMTPIMGQTQQRGLDCAHPGKVLNGTLLMAPSGCKS
- the NMB gene encoding neuromedin-B isoform 1 preproprotein (isoform 1 preproprotein is encoded by transcript variant 1) encodes the protein MARRAGGARMFGSLLLFALLAAGVAPLSWDLPEPRSRASKIRVHSRGNLWATGHFMGKKSLEPSSPSPLGTAPHTSLRDQRLQLSHDLLGILLLKKALGVSLSRPAPQIQYRRLLVQILQK
- the NMB gene encoding neuromedin-B isoform X1 is translated as MARRAGGARMFGSLLLFALLAAGVAPLSWDLPEPRSRASKIRVHSRGNLWATGASSLSTSYPALFRPLSKQPTQLAEFLPGPGPSHLPASCAILSTCSGKAEGAGFATTQTPLWLLGEVEAPRGGRLSVFPLQERKRGRDEELFL